In a genomic window of Flavobacteriales bacterium:
- a CDS encoding ATP-binding protein, translating to MRSIIRDIYIKLPRYRFYDSPYPKSYGVDPKYMVRTRVEGQLRARLTNSNRSGSILVSGYRGVGKTSMVRRVLRDLKDAHYAENEIKAATWLGRQFKVLKERLFPKRKLFNPLFIDIEVNLAQDELDVRTILRVMATELLRTLIKLDNRPSSRRYNWHRFLRFSIASAALTAIWFFAPDTLSWTWLWKPVDDPYAFTHEFRQAILNWMNLAVRIGGPIAAGIVTFKAVKSFQRVRSPYYMEHSLDHLCERLQDLIERISSSVDEERQTGITPSSTIPLSMFRRKRRAFPMASIKEIELELIDIMERFGRLDNDPFPRKRVNHARAHEFNKRYLVFVVDELDKLVPRGFKSVWDKEREDPTDDAGPGATQPGLGPKGSDLYRERQEAVATLFANLKHFLNVAQAKFIFIGGHDLYDGVQADTSDRDPFFGSIFNQVIYVPTLLKEEQSNAHGPVRGLASTVERFIAEAILTEEQLTGAEKKSELSSLRHVQDALFATGTLPNTMVLPIQQALQNLGIYLTFRSNGSTKKLVQLFERSVQELTKAQIERMASTGAFISGRPFNPDVPASSVVTSTDGDANEGLYLRLSPIDQHAHGLLTHIYRPFLSELSRYYSALNDKNLVSFTYLLDHLFKYHSTAFSFFHLQLTPEIIAVDKIPDFHKFMDDTVQRLSANSIRQVDNGLFGFQFYTKLYNEISVLTKISDLDSAALNFSLDESLPVKQHFYRRLNQAQQMSDADRKDRKLSPMAISSIHHTLGDLHFFDQQLDDALAQYRAATHLLEDDVDGCLRGAALPATRMRRDIMNQFVKIKLKEILCLEKMKIFEVALAVSTQLTQDILRYVKQWQHLGTKDIGNWRLLTLALVHRLALLDKTARKGIEAKDLAGLEMYLYLIGQANRTPMHRHIPLEGAVHEHLGTVLFYSGLGIPQPLINLPAMGSAREAYARALSIALWGRRRLAFLSSIIWADVHALPELEKPRALHVANILSKYTDTLIADRVFGPIVVPRIPMRFEFEGIDVLPLLNHSVLGDITAHILATAKAYLVADSLFQAVFQVKKLLHLLLEHANRSSSAALPVATLDDLSDWAVNAVHAYNGRVDTMQLAKAREHLQQHSASEDWRLSALVSYSPEVREIELLRNEVYLKAGLIAGAAIRDMYEGEIGEVSSTFTRMRMLMVCIRVNWSMLDPSITAQFGFGGTPTAATVSNLHIAPNVQAGMLDVVRDALHACFSLMDGAQLYGTGFVANHSVLGKIKSHLGDWCLILQRMSADHRATILQQLQVLLGDRYSTRVDPMMYYSMAIGHFRRAISMHGRGKAYRRVMNDMYLLEDDYKDNFYHFCCAMERMQVSDPGTRGHNQRIEWLKQLTGHLAARNPGRKHVHGVVGQPGTASPVRYA from the coding sequence ATGCGCAGCATTATCCGAGACATCTACATCAAACTACCCCGGTACCGCTTCTACGATTCACCCTACCCGAAGTCCTATGGGGTTGACCCGAAGTACATGGTGCGCACGCGGGTCGAAGGCCAATTGCGCGCAAGGCTCACCAATAGCAATCGCAGCGGTTCAATACTGGTTAGCGGTTACCGCGGGGTTGGCAAAACCAGCATGGTGCGGAGGGTCCTACGTGACCTGAAGGATGCTCATTACGCGGAGAACGAGATCAAGGCGGCGACTTGGTTGGGTCGCCAATTCAAAGTCCTAAAGGAGCGCCTCTTCCCAAAGCGAAAGCTCTTCAACCCGCTTTTCATAGACATTGAAGTGAACTTGGCGCAGGATGAACTGGATGTGCGAACCATCCTGCGTGTGATGGCCACAGAGCTATTGCGCACGCTCATTAAGCTGGATAATCGTCCATCAAGCCGCAGGTACAATTGGCATCGCTTCCTGCGTTTCTCGATCGCTTCTGCCGCCTTAACAGCTATCTGGTTCTTTGCACCCGATACGCTCTCGTGGACTTGGCTTTGGAAGCCGGTCGATGATCCGTATGCATTCACGCATGAATTCAGGCAGGCCATCCTCAACTGGATGAATCTAGCGGTGAGGATCGGTGGGCCAATCGCTGCAGGCATCGTGACATTCAAAGCCGTGAAGAGCTTTCAGCGCGTGCGATCACCATATTACATGGAGCATTCGCTCGATCACCTCTGTGAACGCCTGCAAGACCTGATCGAACGCATTTCCTCTTCCGTTGACGAGGAACGGCAAACCGGGATCACGCCCTCGTCTACCATTCCTCTTTCCATGTTCCGTCGCAAGCGCAGAGCCTTCCCAATGGCCAGCATCAAGGAGATTGAGCTGGAGCTCATCGACATCATGGAGCGCTTCGGCCGGCTTGACAATGATCCGTTTCCAAGGAAGAGGGTGAACCATGCCCGTGCGCATGAATTCAACAAGCGCTACCTCGTCTTCGTGGTCGATGAGTTGGACAAACTGGTGCCACGCGGATTCAAATCGGTTTGGGACAAGGAACGCGAGGATCCCACGGACGACGCGGGGCCTGGCGCAACCCAGCCTGGACTGGGCCCCAAGGGCAGCGACCTGTATCGCGAGCGACAAGAAGCAGTGGCCACGCTCTTCGCTAATCTGAAGCACTTCCTCAACGTGGCCCAGGCCAAGTTCATCTTCATCGGAGGACATGACCTGTATGACGGTGTTCAGGCTGACACCTCTGACCGCGACCCCTTCTTCGGAAGCATCTTCAACCAGGTGATCTATGTGCCAACTCTGCTCAAGGAAGAGCAATCGAACGCTCATGGGCCGGTGCGCGGACTGGCTTCAACCGTTGAGCGATTCATCGCCGAGGCCATTCTTACGGAAGAACAATTGACGGGCGCGGAGAAGAAAAGCGAGCTCAGCTCCTTGCGACACGTGCAGGATGCCCTATTCGCAACGGGCACGCTGCCAAACACCATGGTTCTCCCAATTCAACAGGCCCTACAGAACCTTGGTATCTACCTCACCTTCCGCAGCAATGGCAGCACCAAGAAGCTAGTGCAACTATTCGAACGTTCCGTTCAGGAACTCACGAAAGCGCAGATCGAACGAATGGCCAGTACTGGCGCCTTCATTTCAGGTCGTCCGTTCAATCCTGATGTACCAGCCAGTTCCGTAGTCACTAGTACTGACGGAGATGCGAATGAGGGCCTCTACCTGCGGCTGAGCCCCATCGATCAGCATGCACATGGCCTGCTCACCCACATCTACCGGCCCTTCCTCTCAGAGCTATCGCGCTACTACAGCGCGCTGAACGACAAGAACCTGGTCTCCTTCACCTACCTGCTCGACCACTTATTCAAATACCACAGCACTGCTTTCAGCTTCTTCCACCTGCAGCTCACGCCCGAGATCATCGCGGTGGATAAGATTCCCGACTTTCACAAGTTCATGGACGACACCGTCCAGCGCCTGAGCGCGAACAGCATCCGTCAAGTGGACAACGGCCTCTTCGGCTTCCAATTCTACACGAAGCTCTACAACGAAATCTCTGTGCTGACGAAGATCAGCGACCTCGATTCGGCTGCGCTGAACTTCAGCCTCGACGAATCACTTCCGGTGAAGCAACATTTCTACCGTCGCCTGAACCAGGCGCAGCAAATGAGCGACGCCGACCGGAAGGACCGGAAGCTGAGCCCGATGGCCATATCCAGCATCCATCACACCTTAGGTGACCTTCATTTCTTCGACCAGCAGCTCGACGACGCACTGGCGCAATACCGCGCCGCCACCCACCTCCTGGAAGACGATGTGGATGGCTGCCTGCGCGGCGCCGCACTCCCAGCGACTCGGATGCGGCGCGATATCATGAATCAATTCGTGAAGATCAAGCTGAAGGAAATCCTCTGCCTGGAGAAGATGAAGATCTTCGAAGTGGCGCTCGCCGTATCGACGCAGCTCACCCAGGACATCCTTCGCTATGTGAAGCAGTGGCAGCATTTGGGTACCAAGGACATCGGTAATTGGCGACTGCTCACATTGGCACTGGTGCATCGCCTGGCCCTCTTGGATAAGACCGCTCGGAAGGGCATAGAGGCCAAGGACCTTGCAGGTCTTGAGATGTACCTCTATCTAATCGGACAGGCCAACCGTACGCCCATGCACCGTCACATCCCACTCGAGGGTGCCGTTCATGAGCACTTGGGCACGGTGCTGTTCTATAGCGGCCTGGGCATTCCACAGCCACTGATAAACCTGCCCGCAATGGGTTCTGCCCGGGAAGCTTATGCACGGGCCTTAAGCATCGCCCTTTGGGGCAGGCGGCGGCTCGCCTTCCTCTCCAGCATCATCTGGGCAGACGTGCATGCTCTACCGGAGTTGGAGAAACCGAGGGCCCTGCATGTGGCGAACATTCTGTCGAAATACACGGACACCCTCATCGCCGACCGTGTCTTCGGTCCAATCGTTGTGCCCCGCATTCCAATGCGCTTCGAGTTCGAGGGAATCGACGTCTTACCACTGCTCAATCACAGCGTGCTCGGCGATATCACGGCGCACATCCTGGCAACCGCCAAGGCCTACCTGGTGGCTGACAGCTTGTTCCAGGCCGTCTTTCAAGTGAAGAAGCTGCTGCACCTTTTGCTTGAGCATGCTAACCGTAGCAGCAGCGCCGCGCTCCCAGTGGCCACCCTTGACGACCTATCCGACTGGGCCGTGAACGCTGTGCATGCCTACAATGGGCGAGTGGACACCATGCAGCTTGCCAAAGCCCGCGAACACCTGCAGCAGCATAGTGCCTCCGAGGATTGGCGCCTGTCAGCCCTCGTCTCCTATTCCCCCGAAGTCCGCGAGATCGAGCTCCTTCGGAACGAAGTCTACCTCAAAGCTGGCCTCATCGCAGGTGCCGCCATCCGGGACATGTATGAAGGAGAGATCGGCGAAGTGAGCTCCACCTTCACGCGTATGCGCATGCTCATGGTCTGCATACGCGTGAATTGGAGCATGCTCGACCCTTCCATCACGGCGCAATTCGGTTTTGGCGGCACGCCCACGGCAGCCACCGTCAGCAACCTGCACATCGCCCCCAATGTCCAAGCAGGTATGCTCGATGTGGTCCGCGATGCATTGCACGCGTGCTTCAGCCTCATGGATGGCGCGCAGCTCTACGGGACCGGTTTCGTTGCCAACCACTCCGTTCTGGGCAAGATCAAATCGCACTTGGGTGATTGGTGCCTGATCCTCCAGCGCATGAGCGCCGATCATCGCGCCACCATACTGCAGCAACTCCAGGTCCTGCTCGGCGACCG